AATTCCCCTCGAAATCATTTATTGTTATGCTCCTTTTGAAGTAATGTGCGATCGCATTTCCCAGCGTCAAGGAGACATTTCCGATGCTACCCCAGAAATTTTAAAAAAACAACAAGAACAATTAGAACCTTTTACCGAAGAAGAAAAGCCCTTCGTCAGAAAAATAAACACCCACCATTAATTTTTATTTATGGGCTTATAGGCCCATCTTTGAAATCAGGGGCTTTACGCCTATTTTTTGGTAATATTAATATAGGAAACTTAACAAACACAAAATAAGGAGAAAAGAAACAAAATGCCCACGATTAAATTCCTCAAAGAAAACAAAGAAGTAATTGCCGCCGATGGTGCCAACTTAAGAGAAAAAGCGAAACAAAATGGAATTGACATCTATAGACTAAGAGGAAAATTAATCAACTGCGGAGGTTATGGGCAATGCGGTACTTGTCTTGTGGAGATTGTAGAAGGAATGGATAATTTATCTCCTAAAACTGATTTTGAACTCAGAAAATTAAAAAAGAAACCCGATAACTATCGTTTAGCTTGTCAAACCCTCGTTAATGGCGAAATAAGCGTTAACACCAAACCATAAGCATTTAAGACATTAAACCCCTTGAAGAAAATTGAAGATTGGGGAACAAACAATAAAAAAGGGGTAAGTAGTATAACTTACCCCAATTTAGTTAATGGTATTGGGAAAACTCAGTGTGGTTTAACTACAAAAGCCTAGTTAGCTTCTGCAGGATAAACACTTACTTTCTTTTGGCTACGGCTTTTATGTTCAAATTTTACAACTCCAGCGATTAAAGCAAAGAGAGTATCATCATTGCCACGTCCAACATTTTCCCCAGGATAAACCTTAGTTCCACGTTGACGAATAAGGATATTTCCTGCTTTAACGGTTTCTCCGCCAAAACATTTAACGCCTAAGCGCTTAGAATTAGAGTCTCTTCCGTTACGAGTACTACCTGTACCTTTCTTATGTGCCATGGTATTATGCTATTCCTCTAATAAAGTGTACTGTTATTTAAGTTTATGTTATTTTAGGCTTCCACTGCTTCGGTAGTAGCTTCTGCCTCTTTCTGAGCAATGACATTGCCCCCTAAACTAATGGAATTAATCATTAAACGACTTAATTCCTGTCTATGACCTCTTTTCTTGCGGGTTTTCTTCTTGGGTTGCATTTTATAAACAATTACCTTTTTGCCTCGGCTATGTTTTAAAATGGTTCCGTTGATAGAAGCACCGTTAACGTAAGGTTGTCCCACATGAATTTCTCCGTCGTGGTTAACGAGTAATACTTTATCTACGTTTAATTCTTCGTTTACTTCAAGATCAAATCTATCTAATTCATAGAATCTACCGGGTTCTACCTTAAGTTGTTTCCCGCAGATTTCGATTATTGCGTAAGTCATAATTTTTTCCTAATATATACTGCCGTACAGGTAGCAAAATTAATTTTTTTGCTTTTTCTAAATGCCTTTACCTGATCCGAACAGGAGTGGAGACACAATCAATCATTTTATCTTTATTTTTGATTAATTGTCAACTATTTGTAGTTTAGCGAAAAACTCGAATGAGAGTACCTCGTTGGGGCAAGTCTTGGGGGCGAATGGTGGTTTGATTACCACTAATTGTATTAATGTTTAACTCTTCTGCCCTTGCAAGGGTTAAAAATTCCTCTAGGGGTACCAAATCGCAACTATTAGGATCTGCATTATTGGTTAAATATTGGGTAGGAAAGACTACTTTGGGTTGTAGCGCCCGAATAGCGTCCATGGCTTCTTGGGGGTTATAGTTTTTTGGGCCTCCACCGATGGGTATCATGGCAACATCTGGGCTACCCATCAAAATTCTTTGCTCGATGTCGATGGGGGAAGCAATACCGCCGAGGTGTAAAATATTCACCCCCCCTTGATTCCAGCGCCAGACTATATTTTCTCCGAATCTTCTTCCTCTTTGGCGATCATGAAATGTTCTGATACCCTGAAATCGGATACCTCCTACTTCATAAACCCCCGGTTCAACCATCAGTTGAGGATTGTTCGGAAGTCCTCCTGCGGCACCTTCATCAAGGAGGCGACTGCTAATCATGACGACATCGGCGTTGACTCTGGGCGCAGGATAGTTGGCAGTACAGCCAAGAGGCTCGAAGGGGTTGGATAACACTCTGAGGTTGTTTCCTGTGCAGAGGAAGCAACTATGCCCTAGCCATTGGATAGTAACTCCTGTTCCTGTGGTTTGGGCGATCGCCCTTTGGGGGGAATATTTAGCACTTAGGAGAGAAGTAAGAACCCCTACCCCCGTCAAACGCATCCAGTCACGACGATTAATCATACTTAGCAATAGATTTGAGGAAATTTCGTAACAATTGTAACCCAGAATTAGTTAAGATGCTTTCAGGATGAAACTGGACCCCTTCAATCCAAGGATATTGTTTGTGTCGGATACCCATAATAATGTCATCTTCTGTCCAAGCAGTAATTTCTAATACCGAAGGGATAGAGGCTTTATCCACAATTAAACTATGGTAGCGGGTAGCTTGAAAGGGAGAAGCAATATCTTTAAATACCCCTTGATTGTTATGGAGGATAGGAGAAGTTTTACCGTGCATCAAACTAGGTGCAGAGACAATTTTACCGCCATAGGCTTCGCCGATGGTTTGATGTCCTAAACATACTCCGAGAATGGGGTAATCTTGACCCATTTTTGTGACAAGTTCGAGACAAATTCCTGCGCTGCGAGGATTTCCTGGACCAGGAGAAATGACGATCGCATCTGGTTTTAAGGCTTGTAATTGTTCGAGGGTAATTTGATCGTTACGATAAACCACAACATCCTTGGCGATGGTAAACTCGGCGCTTAATTCCCCCAAATATTGAACCAGATTATAAGTAAAACTATCGTAGTTATCAATAACTAGAATCAAACTATGGATCTCCTTATAGCAGTGAAAATATTAAGTTTAACCCATAGGGGAACAAAATAAAACAGGCAACTAATACAGAAGCAATGGCACTTACTAAAACAGCGCCAGCGGCGCAGTCTTTGGCTTTTTTGGCTTGTTCATGATATTGTTTGCCAACGGTTAAATCGACCACAGATTCGATGGCAGTATTTAATAATTCAAGAATCATCACCAAAGCACAAGTAATGGCAAGGATAGCCATTTGAGTCATGGTCACATTAAACCATAATCCTAATAGTATGGCGACAAGGGCGATGCCAGTATGAATTCTAAAATTGCGTTGAGTTTTAAAAGTATAAATCACCCCTGCCCAAGCAAAGCGAAAACTAGAAAAAACATCAGGCGCTACTTTCCACGCCGAAGAAAGACGGGAGTTGCGTTTAGGCACGGATTGATTACGGGTAACAAATTTAGATTTGTTAATTAAGTTAGTCATCTTATTTATATCCTCCTCATGGAGTTTGAGACTATATTCATATATTGTTACTTCAGTATAAACGCAACTCTCTATATGTCAACGGTCAAATAATTAAATTAGTTCGAGATGTCAGGACTCGAACTATTATCTCTCTAATTCTCAAGGAAAGATATAATTAAAGAGCAAAAAAAATCCTATCTATCACCGTCCTTAATGCGATGAAATTTGCCAAACTATCCCTAACCCTTGTTTTCTTGCTCAGTCTTAATCTCTTATTTGCCCATCAAAATCGGGTGCAATCGGAAACCACTTCAGAAGAAACCGAAAACCATTATCATCGTAATCCGAATATTGAAGACATTAGAAATAGTTGGCGAGATTTACGCTTGTTGCGTAGTTTGGAAGAACACACATCCCCTGTATATGGTTTGGCATTTGATCCCCTAGGTAAAAATTTAATTAGTGTCGGTAGTTATAACGATCCTCGCATGAGATTTTGGGAGGTGGAAACAGGGAGACAAATAAGGTATCAAAGAGCCCATGGTTCGGCGGTAAACTCTTTGTTATATAGTCCTGACGGTAAAACTATCGTGACCACTGGTCAAGCCTCAGATATACGTATCTGGAATGGGGAAACAGGGGAACATGAAACGAGTTTGTTGAGTCATGCAAATAATGTAATGGCGATCGCCATTAGTCCTGACAGTAAAACCTTGGTGAGCGGAGCATTGGATGGCATCAGGGTATGGAATTTGGAGTTTCGGCGACTATCCTACGTTTTAGAAGGAGTTGGTAATCCTACCCATGCCCTCGCCATTCACCCTGAAGGAAAGATGTTAGCCAGTGGCAATGGTAGGGGTAGAGTAACTCTTTGGGATTTAACCACAGGTAAGAAAATTAGGGAGTTTACCCCCCACCGTTCTAAAATTACAGGGTTAATTTTTACCCCCGATGGCAAAAGTTTGATTACTAGCGCTGAGGAAAGAAGTGTTAAGGTTTGGGACTTGAGTAGTCGTTTACAAATTGCCGAATTTGGCTTACATGGCGATCGCATCCGTACCATTGCCCTATCCCCCGATGGTTCAACCCTAGCCAGTGGCGGTAATGATGGAGTGAGAATTTGGGATTACTATTCCACCCGAGAACTTGCTTTTATTCCCTACAACCGAGACTGGGTGCAAACCCTCATCTTTAGCCCCGATAGTCGTATCTTGGCAACGGGTTCATTTAATACTAGAATTGACCTTTGGCAAAGAGGTAGAGCTTTATTGAGCGAAAATTGATGCTCCAAGATCAACAACATCCCCAAGCCCACATCGATAGGGTAATTTTGCAAAAGTTATTTGTCGAAGGACAAACGGACTACTATATGGCAGAAGTAGCTCGGTTGAGAATTCGTTACCACAATTTCCCGGGTGCTAGGGATATTCAACGGGATTTGGATGTTATTTTGCAACAGTGGGATATGAGCGAGGAAGAACTTTTTACTCGGGTTAGGGCGTTACACAGTCAAGGCAAAATCTACGGTAAGAAGAAAACAGGGGAAGATCAAGAGGATTGGAGTTAATGACTAAAGTTGTAATTATTGGGGCAGGTATCATTGGCAGTGCGATCGCCTTTGAACTGAGTAAAGATTCTCAATTGGACATTACTTTAATAGATCAAAATCCCCCTGCCTCTGGCTCTTCTGGGGCGGCCCTAGGTCTGTTGATGGGAGTGATCAGTCAAAAGGTAAAAGGAAGGGCATGGCGACTGAGAGAAAACAGTTTAAGCAGATATAAAACCCTTTTGCCCGAACTAGAAACATTAACAGGATTAAAAATTCCCCACAATCATCATGGTATTGTCAAACTACTTTTTGCCGAAGATAACCTCGAAAAATGGCACAAATTGGCTCAGACAAGGGCAGAGCAAGGTTATCGCTTAGAAGTGTGGGATCGTTCTGAGTTACAGTCCTTTTGTCCTCAAGTACAAGGGGATGAGATTATCGGTGCGGTTTCTTCCCCCGATGACTTACAAATTAACCCTATCCCCCTAGTGGAGGCATTGGTGGCAGGGGCGAAAATTCAGGGGGTAAAATGTATTTTTGGGCAAAAAGTTGATAATTTTACTATCAACTCTACTGCGGAGGAGGAAAAGAAGGTTTGTGAGTCTTTATCAGTGGGGGGTAAACCCCTTTTTGCTGACCTGATAATTCTATGTGCGGGTTTAGGTTCAACTCCCCTAACAGAGAAGTTAAACCATACTATTAAGATAAAACCTGTCCTAGGACAAGCCATGGTCATTCACTACCATGGTTGGCAAAACCGAGGGGATTTTAACCCAGTGATTACGGGGGATGACATTCACATCGTACCCTTAAGGGATGATCGTTTCTGGCTAGGGGCAACCCTCGAATTTGCTGATGACCATGGGCAGGTGATCGACAATCCACAGTTATTAGAGGACTTATACCAAAGGGCGATCGCCTTTTGCCCCTCCCTCATATCTGCCTCCATTATTTCCCAATGGTCTGGAAAACGCCCCCGTCCCCAAGGGCGCCCTGCCCCCATCATCGAAAAATTAGAAGGCTATGACAATGTAATATTAGCCACGGCTCATTACCGTAATGGTGTTTTACTCGCCCCCGCTACTGCCATGGAAGTAAGGCAGTTAATATAAGTAAATCTAATCTTTGCAATAACGATTTAATGACTTTAGAAAATAATGTAAAGAAATATGTAGAAAATAATGTTTTAGAATCACAGACCTACAAAAGATTGAACATTAAGGCTTATAACATCTACATCAAAGGGAAAAATAAGATTAGTTAAATTAATAAAAATCAGAATAAATATTAATCGAAAAAAAATCCTTTGAGCAAAAAAGATGATCCCCCTTCATGATAAGATTGAAACTCGAAAAGCAAAAGCCTAAAAACTAACTTCTATTTTTAGAGGTTGTTAAGAATAAAGCTATAAAGAAAATTTATATATTTGGAGGATGCCAATAATGGCACAAGCTGGATTTAAAGCTGGTGTTCAGGACTATCGTTTAACCTACTATACCCCTGATTACACCCCTAAAGATACCGATTTATTAGCCTGTTTCAGAATGACTCCCCAGCCTGGAGTCCCCCCCGAAGAATGTGCGGCGGCAGTAGCAGCTGAATCTTCCACTGGTACTTGGACCACCGTATGGACTGACGGCTTAACCGACTTAGATCGTTACAAAGGTCGTTGCTACAACGTTGAGCCCGTACCTGGAGAAGATAATCAATATTTCTGTTTCGTTGCTTATCCTTTAGATTTATTTGAAGAAGGTTCTGTAACCAACGTATTAACCTCCTTAGTTGGTAACGTATTCGGTTTCAAAGCTCTTCGTGCTTTACGTTTAGAAGACATCCGTTTCCCCGTTGCCCTCATCAAAACCTACCAAGGTCCTCCCCACGGTATCACCGTAGAGCGTGACTTATTAAACAAATATGGTCGTCCTCTCTTAGGTTGTACCATTAAGCCTAAATTAGGTTTATCTGCTAAAAACTACGGTCGTGCCGTTTATGAATGTCTCCGTGGTGGTTTAGACTTCACCAAAGATGACGAAAACATCAACTCTCAGCCTTTCATGCGTTGGAGAGATCGTTTCTTATTCGTTCAAGAGGCGATCGAAAAAGCTCAAGCTGAAACCAACGAAATCAAAGGTCACTACCTCAACGTTACCGCTGGTACTTGTGAAGAAATGATGAAACGTGCTGAATTCGCCAAAGAAATCGGTACCCCCATCATCATGCACGATTTCTTAACTGGTGGTTTCACCGCTAACACCACCCTTGCTAAATGGTGTCGTGACAATGGCGTATTATTACACATCCACCGTGCGATGCACGCTGTAATCGACCGTCAGAAAAACCACGGTATCCACTTCCGTGTTTTAGCTAAGTGTCTCCGTCTTTCTGGTGGTGACCACTTACACTCTGGTACCGTTGTAGGTAAGTTAGAAGGCGATCGCGCTGGTACTTTAGGTTTCGTTGACTTAATGCGCGAAGACTATGTAGAAGAAGATCGTTCTCGTGGTGTATTCTTCACCCAAGATTACGCATCCTTACCCGGAACCATGCCTGTCGCTTCTGGTGGTATCCACGTATGGCACATGCCCGCCCTCGTTGAAATCTTCGGCGATGACTCTTGTTTACAGTTCGGTGGTGGTACTCTAGGACACCCTTGGGGTAACGCACCTGGTGCAACCGCTAACCGTGTAGCTTTAGAAGCCTGTGTTCAAGCTCGTAACGAAGGTCGTTCTCTTGCCCGTGAAGGTAATGACGTAATCCGTGAGGCTTGTCGTTGGAGTCCTGAACTTGCTGCGGCTTGTGAACTCTGGAAAGAAATTAAATTCGAGTTTGACACCGTTGACACCCTCTAAATTTCAGTAATAGGGAATCAGAAAGGGAAATAAATTGAAATAGTCATCAATGAACAATAATTCCAAGCATAATAGGAATAATTAAGTAATTGATATAACAAATAAAATTTATTACCGACCTTCTGATTCACTAAGGGGTTATGCCCACTGAAATATATGTCATATAAACAAACGGTAAAAGATACAGCAAAAGTTCTGCAGGGTTATCTTACTTATCAAGCAGTAAAGTTAATTATTGAACAACTTACCGAAACTAATCCCAGTTTAGCTATTTGGTTAAGAGAATTTTCCTATAATCATTCCATCCAAGATAGTGAGAATTATCTTCAGGCTTTGGTGATAGAAAATAAGGAGTTAGTTTTACGTATTTTGGCGGTAAGAAAAGATATTGCAGAACAAACGGTAGAATTTTTGCCAGAAATGGTCAAAAGCAATATAGAGCAATCTAATATAGAACATCGTCGCTATCTTTTAGAACGTTTGACTCAAACTAAGTCAGCTTCTCCTCAAGGTGAAACTGAAATAGATACCAAATCAAATAAATCAGAAAACAAGGAAGAATAAACCATGCAAACTTTACCTAAAGAGCGTCGTTACGAAACTCTCTCTTACTTACCTCCTTTAACCGATCAACAAATCGTTAAACAAGTTCAATACTTATTAGATCAAGGATTTATTCCTGCAGTAGAATTTGAAAAAGATCCTCAACCCAATGACCACCACTGGACTCTTTGGAAGTTACCTTTATTCAATGCTTTCTCTGCTCAAGATGTATTAAACGAAGTTCGTGAATGTAAAGGTCAATATTCTGATTCTTTCATCAGAGTTATCGGTTTTGATAACCTCAAACAGTGTCAAACCATGAGTTTTATTGTTCACAAACCTAACACCACTCGTTTCTAGGTTGTAGCTATTATTCTTGTAAAACCCTCCTTTTTTAGGGGGGTTTTTATTAATAATCTAAAATTACTTTGATCCATTCTGGAGGTCGAGGGATGGGATTTTTGAGCCTATCCAACATCAGTAAAGCCACTAGATGGACAGTGAAACAATATATAAGATTGTTAACAAAGACTACTAATAAAATTAGTAACTGAATAACTAAGGTACTAGGTTGAGAAAGAATACCTAATTGTAAGAAAATCCAATCGGCTAATCCAGTGATTTGATTAATCACATAGATCCATAAATCTTCACCTAAAAGGATCGAAAAAAGCCAAAAACGAAAAAAGAAACCAAAACTACCAATAATAGATCCTGTCAGCAATGAGAGATGCCAATTAGCTCCATTTCGCCACATACCACCCAGTTGAATGCCCATCAAACCGTAGGGAATTATATAAATAATACTGCGAGGGGGGCCCATTAAAATACTTAGTAATAACCCAGAAACAATGGTGGTCATAATTGATGCCCTTCTTCCTCTCCTCATGTAAACGAGGGCAATGGGTAGGGGGTATAACATTCTTAAAAATGGGCCTAGACGAAAATAATAATCGATTAGCCAGATTAAACTAGCGGTACTAGCTAAAAAGGCACTTTCTACTAGGGCGATGGTTTTGGGATTAACGTTATAGCTTTTCTGTGGAGGTTCATAGGGGCAATAGGCAGGGGAGTTTTCGGTAGAGTCATCTATTTCATCTAGCCAGTTTTGCTCATCAAAATCTATTTTGGAATCTGAATTTGGATTAGACAAATGAGTATCGGGATCTAAAAAATTGGTTTTCTTGTTTTAGAGTATAACATCAGCTGAGTTCGGATTTTATTATTAATGTCGCCAGAATACCCTATCCCTCTATAGGGTAGGGATGAATGGCGACCAACAAAAAAACCGAACGACAGTGAGTCCATACTTTCCGAGATTTCAGACATCAAAGAACAAATATTGTGCTAACATATTCGGTATAAGCAAAAAAAACTGAGCAAATGATAGTCCTCGAGTACCGGTTAAAAGGCAAGCAATACCAATATCAAGCCATTGATGATTCTATTCGCACGGCTCAATTCATTAGAAATAAAGCCTTGCGGTTGTGGATGGATGGTGATAAGGTTAACAAATATGACCTAAATAAATATTGTGCCGTCTTAGCTAAAGAGTACCCATTTGCGTCTGAGTTAAATTCCACCGCTAGACAAGCATCAGCTGAACGAGCTTGGAGTTCTATTTCTCGTTTTTTTGACAACTGTAAGAAAGGTGTTAAGGGCAAGAAAGGCTATCCCAAATTCAAGGAAAACTCTCGTTCAGTGGAATATAAAGCTAGTGGTTGGAAATTAGATGAAAAGACAAAAAAGCATATCACCTTTACCGATAAAAAGGGCATTGGCAGACTTAAATTGGTAGGCAGTAGAGATATATATTTCTACAATGCCTCTGATATTAAACGAGTGCGTTTAGTCAAAAGAGCCGATGGCTACTATTGTCAATTCTCGGTTAAAGTAAATATGCAGATTGAGACTCAACCGACAAATAAAGTCGTTGGCTTAGATGTTGGCTTAAAAGAATTTCTCACGGATAGTGAAGGTAATAAAGTAGAAAATCCTCGCTTCTTGAGAAAAGCTGAGAAAGCCATTAATCGTGCAAATCGCCAAAAGTCAAAAAAATTTGTTAAAGGTAAAAAACCTCAATCAAATAACTATCACAAGGCTAAGGTTCGGTATGCCCGTAAACATTTAAAAGTAAGTAGGCAACGTAAAGAGTTTGCTAAGAGTGTAGCATACTGCGTAATCAAATCTAACGATTTGGTCGCCTATGAAGATTTAAACGTGAAAGGCATGGTCAGAAATCGGAAACTAGCTAAATCAATCAGTGATGCTGGATGGACTATTTTTAGGCAATGGTTAGAGTATTTTGGGTATAAATACGGCAAAATAACAGTAGCCGTACCACCTCATAACACTAGCCAAGATTGTTCTAATTGTGGTCAAAAAGTGCAAAAATCTCTATCCACTAGAACTCATGTTTGTCCCCACTGTGGGCATATTGAAGATAGAGATTGGAATGCTGCAAAAAATATCCTGATAAAAGCATTACGTACCGTAGGGCATACGGGAACATACGCTTGGGGAGATCTGCCCTCTTGGGCGATTGGTGTAAACCTGTCGTCTAACGGCGAGTCGGTGAACCAAGAATCCCCACCTTCAACCGATAGGTAAGGTGGGGAGTGTCAATATAATATTGCCACGAAAACCTATGAAAAATAATGTTTTGGACTTATTCATTCACTCTCAAGATTTGTCCAATAATCGATACAATAGGTAAAAACATCATCAGCTATTTGGTTTATGGACGAAATCCCTACCGCTCTAAGAGATAAAGGTTCTAACCCTAAAGAACATCATAGGATTTTAGGGGGCGATCGCCCTTTATTTATTAAATATGTAATTTGGTTTATATGTGGTTTATTATTAGTAATCTTTACATCGATAATCATCAATAACATTGTCAACAATCCCAGCACAGATACCGTAGTAGTTGAAGAAACAGAAAATCAACCACCAGAAGAAATTATTGATACACAAGAAGAAATTACCATCCCCGAGAACATTCTCGGACATCTTAGCTACGAAGAAGCACCCCCATCAGAATTACAACCCATCAACGCCGACGGCTCCATAAAACTAAGAGCAAAAGCCGCCGAAAGATTTAACGCCATGGTCAGAGATGCTAGAAATCAAGGAATCATTTTAGTTCCCATTTCCGGGTTTAGGTCAATTTCTGAGCAAGAATATCTATTTTTTGAAGTAAAAGAGCAAAGAAATCAAGATGCAAGACAAAGAGCAGAAGTCAGCGCCCCTCCTGGGCATAGTGAACATCATACAGGCTATGCCGTAGACATAGGAGATGGAAATAACCCTAATACCAATTTACAAGAAAGTTTTGAAAACACCCCCGCCTATAGATGGTTAGAACAAAATGCCTCCCGTTACAGTTTCGAGCTTTCTTTTCCCCGAGACAACTTACAGGGTATTAGTTACGAACCTTGGCACTGGCGTTTTGTCGGAGACACCCACAGTTTAGAAACATTTTATCGAGCTAGAGAATTAACCACCCCTCTCAATCAAAGATAGTGCTACCATTGATTTTCAGTTTAATTAAGACCCTTATACGATGAATATATTAGTTGTCACAGTTCAAGTACCTTTTATTCGGGGAGGGGCAGAAATTCATGCCGAATCATTGGTTCAAGCCCTAAAAAACCATGGACACAGTGCCGAAATAGTTGCCTTTCCCTTTGAAGCTCATCCCCCCCAAAGGATGCTTGATTTAATGTTTGCCTTTCGTCTTCTTGATTTTTCTAGCTTTTCTGGCAGAAACATTGATTTAATTATTCCCCTCAAATTTCCTGCTTATTTCAACGAACATCCCAACAAAGTAGCATGGTTATTACATCAACACCGAGACGTATACGATTTATGGGGACAACCATTTAGCGGATTAGTCCATAACCCCGATGCCCTTCAATATCAACAAACTATTATTAACGGTGATACCAAGGCCCTCAAAGAATGTCGCAAAATTTATAGTAATTCTCAAAATGTAGCCAATCGATTGAAAAAATATAATGGCTTAGATTCAACTCCCCTTTATCACCCTCCCAAAAATGCCGATCAATTCCATTGTGAAGAAGCCCAAAGTTATTTTTTCTTTCCTAGCCGTTTAAATAGAGTAAAAAGACAATATTTAGTGCTAGAAGCACTATCCAAAACCCATCATAAGGTAAAGGTACTTTTTGCTGGTTCCTCTGACACGGGCTTATATGAAGAAGAATTGCAACAAATGACGGAAAAATTGGATATTGCAGATCGAGCTATTTTTCTTGGTCAAATTACCGAAGCTGAAAAAATCAAATATTATGCCGAGTCCATTGGAGTTATTTATCCTCCCCTAGATGAAGATTATGGCTATGTCACCCTAGAGGGTATGTTGTCATCTAAGCCCATTATTACCTGTGATGATTCTGGCGGCCCTTTGGAGTTTATTACCAACGAGGAAACAGGTATCGTGACAGCATCTGAACCTTTAGCCCTTGCTAGGGGAATGGATCAATTATGGGAAAATCGTCGTTTAGCTTCTCATTTGGGTAAAAATGCCAGACAACGCTACGAGGCTCTTGATATTACTTGGACTAATGTTGTTAATAAATTAACTAATTTTTAAAATTAATAAATCTCAATATTTTTTATGATCAATTATTGTGTATAAATAAGTTATTTTTTGACAATTTTAAAATAATATAAAAAATGAAAATAAATTGGTTTTCTCCTCTTCCTCCCGCAAAAACAGAAATCGCTAAATATACTTATAAAATAGTATCTTTATTACAAAAAAATGCAGAAGTAACTATCTGGACAAGTCAAGATAAATGGGATAGTGAGTTAAATGATATTTTTTCTATTCGCTATTACCAACCTCATCAAATGTCTTGGTATGACATAAATCAGGCAGATTTAAATATTTATCAATTAGGAAATAATCATCTTTTTCATGGAGATATTTGGCAGGTTAGTTGTAAATGTCCGGGGTTAGTTATCCTCCACGATTACAAATTGCAAGATTTTTTTTATATGTTATCGGCGGATAAAAAAAATTATTTACGTCAAGTTTTTCAGCTTTATGGAGAGAAAGCATTAGCAGATGGTCAAAAATTTTTGGATGGTTTTATTTCC
The sequence above is a segment of the Cyanobacterium stanieri PCC 7202 genome. Coding sequences within it:
- a CDS encoding D-Ala-D-Ala carboxypeptidase (PFAM: D-alanyl-D-alanine carboxypeptidase~COGs: COG1876 D-alanyl-D-alanine carboxypeptidase~InterPro IPR003709~KEGG: cyt:cce_3005 carboxypeptidase~PFAM: peptidase M15B and M15C DD-carboxypeptidase VanY/endolysin~SPTR: Peptidase M15B and M15C, D,D-carboxypeptidase VanY/endolysins) — protein: MDEIPTALRDKGSNPKEHHRILGGDRPLFIKYVIWFICGLLLVIFTSIIINNIVNNPSTDTVVVEETENQPPEEIIDTQEEITIPENILGHLSYEEAPPSELQPINADGSIKLRAKAAERFNAMVRDARNQGIILVPISGFRSISEQEYLFFEVKEQRNQDARQRAEVSAPPGHSEHHTGYAVDIGDGNNPNTNLQESFENTPAYRWLEQNASRYSFELSFPRDNLQGISYEPWHWRFVGDTHSLETFYRARELTTPLNQR
- a CDS encoding transposase (PFAM: Putative transposase DNA-binding domain; Probable transposase~TIGRFAM: transposase, IS605 OrfB family, central region~COGs: COG0675 Transposase and inactivated derivatives~InterPro IPR007087:IPR001959:IPR010095~KEGG: mar:MAE_42620 transposase~PFAM: transposase IS891/IS1136/IS1341 family; transposase IS605 OrfB~SPTR: Transposase;~TIGRFAM: transposase, IS605 OrfB family); its protein translation is MIVLEYRLKGKQYQYQAIDDSIRTAQFIRNKALRLWMDGDKVNKYDLNKYCAVLAKEYPFASELNSTARQASAERAWSSISRFFDNCKKGVKGKKGYPKFKENSRSVEYKASGWKLDEKTKKHITFTDKKGIGRLKLVGSRDIYFYNASDIKRVRLVKRADGYYCQFSVKVNMQIETQPTNKVVGLDVGLKEFLTDSEGNKVENPRFLRKAEKAINRANRQKSKKFVKGKKPQSNNYHKAKVRYARKHLKVSRQRKEFAKSVAYCVIKSNDLVAYEDLNVKGMVRNRKLAKSISDAGWTIFRQWLEYFGYKYGKITVAVPPHNTSQDCSNCGQKVQKSLSTRTHVCPHCGHIEDRDWNAAKNILIKALRTVGHTGTYAWGDLPSWAIGVNLSSNGESVNQESPPSTDR
- a CDS encoding glycosyl transferase group 1 (PFAM: Glycosyl transferases group 1~COGs: COG0438 Glycosyltransferase~InterPro IPR001296~KEGG: mar:MAE_13210 putative glycosyl transferase~PFAM: glycosyl transferase group 1~SPTR: Putative glycosyl transferase), whose translation is MNILVVTVQVPFIRGGAEIHAESLVQALKNHGHSAEIVAFPFEAHPPQRMLDLMFAFRLLDFSSFSGRNIDLIIPLKFPAYFNEHPNKVAWLLHQHRDVYDLWGQPFSGLVHNPDALQYQQTIINGDTKALKECRKIYSNSQNVANRLKKYNGLDSTPLYHPPKNADQFHCEEAQSYFFFPSRLNRVKRQYLVLEALSKTHHKVKVLFAGSSDTGLYEEELQQMTEKLDIADRAIFLGQITEAEKIKYYAESIGVIYPPLDEDYGYVTLEGMLSSKPIITCDDSGGPLEFITNEETGIVTASEPLALARGMDQLWENRRLASHLGKNARQRYEALDITWTNVVNKLTNF